Proteins from a genomic interval of Capsicum annuum cultivar UCD-10X-F1 chromosome 4, UCD10Xv1.1, whole genome shotgun sequence:
- the LOC107854471 gene encoding proline-rich extensin-like protein EPR1, whose translation MGTPSKLGQCPLLVYAFAFCLIATGVAADYEPHIHDSSSLSHRYKSRMPPPPSPPRPYYYKSPRYRIRVPYPYYYKSPRQPIRYPYPYHYKSPPPPPPSPRKPYHRKSPPPPPPIRSPRPYYYKSPPPPSPSPRTPYYRKSPPPPPIRSPRPYYYKSPPPPSPSPRTPYYRKSPPPPPPIRSPHPYYYKSPPPPSPSPPPPYFPKSPPPPPPIHSPHPYKSPPPPSPSPPPPYYTTSPPLPIISPPPPYYHKSPPPPSPSAPPPSPSSLPSPSITPIAEPFPSPMVPPPLTTPISEPSPSPSPSPSPSLLAPSITPIAEPFPSPFPLAPSTTPIVEPFPSPLPPIAEPFPSLSPSPSPITPIAEPFPSPFSLAPSTTPIVEPFPSPLPPIAEPFPSLSPPQSPITPTAQPFPSLSPPSPLIAPTDEPFPSPLPPASPPLSLPISPSPPPPIKTPLPPLVSPPPPCYTKYPPPPSLFHLPLPLPFNRPPLPPSNCMPPPPSPLCNNKSPPPPSFFHISLPFPFSRPPPPSSNCISPPPPYPLKSPPPPPPPPPPSPSPPPPIKPPPPPSKSPPPPPPSPSPPPPIKPPPPPSKFPSPPPPIKHPPPPSKSSPPPPSSSLPPLIKSPPPPSISPPRPPSVNSPPPPSKSPPPPLVKSPPPPKSLPLSPQPPSPSPPPPIKLLPPPPPPLVKSPPPPPSIKSPPPPFSIVLPPLPRIPLPRLPPLLQIPLPRPRMPFHQAP comes from the coding sequence ATGGGAACACCATCAAAGTTGGGGCAATGTCCCCTTCTTGTTTATGCttttgcattttgcttgatagCCACTGGCGTAGCGGCTGATTATGAGCCTCACATTCATGATTCATCATCTTTGTCACACCGTTATAAGTCCCGAATGCCTCCGCCACCTTCTCCGCCACGTCCTTACTATTATAAATCACCTCGATATCGAATCCGTGTACCTTATCCATATTACTACAAATCTCCACGACAACCAATCCGTTATCCTTATCCATATCATTACAAATCTCCGCCACCGCCTCCTCCATCTCCTCGAAAACCTTATCATCGTaaatcaccaccaccaccaccaccaattcGTTCTCCTCGTCCATATTATTACAAATCTCCACCACCGCCTTCTCCATCTCCTCGGACACCTTATTACCGTaaatcaccaccaccaccaccaattcGTTCTCCTCGTCCCTATTATTACAAATCTCCACCACCACCTTCTCCATCTCCTCGAACACCTTATTACCGTAAATCACCACCACCACCGCCACCAATTCGTTCTCCTCATCCATATTATTATAAATCTCCACCACCGCCTTCTCCATCTCCCCCGCCACCTTATTTCCCTaaatcaccaccaccaccaccaccaatccATTCTCCTCATCCATATAAGTCTCCACCACCACCTTCTCCATCTCCACCTCCACCTTATTACACTACATCACCACCACTACCAATCATTTCTCCTCCACCGCCATATTATCACAAATCTCCACCACCGCCTTCTCCATCTGCACCGCCTCCATCTCCATCTTCATTGCCGTCACCTTCGATTACACCTATCGCTGAACCATTTCCATCTCCGATGGTGCCACCACCATTGACTACACCTATTTCTGAACCATCTCCATCTCCATCTCCATCTCCATCTCCATCCCTGCTAGCACCGTCGATTACACCTATCGCTGAACCATTCCCATCTCCATTTCCGCTAGCACCATCGACAACCCCTATTGTTGAACCCTTTCCATCTCCATTGCCGCCAATTGCTGAACCATTTCCGTCACTATCGCCTTCACCATCACCAATTACACCTATCGCTGAACCATTCCCATCTCCATTTTCGCTAGCACCATCGACAACCCCTATTGTTGAACCCTTTCCATCTCCATTGCCACCAATTGCTGAACCATTTCCATCGCTATCGCCTCCACAATCACCAATTACACCTACCGCTCAACCATTTCCATCTTTATCTCCTCCTTCACCATTAATTGCACCTACTGATGAACCATTTCCATCTCCATTGCCGCCTGCATCTCCTCCTTTGTCTCTACCTATTTCTCCATCTCCACCACCTCCAATAAAGACCCCCCTTCCTCCATTGGTGTCTCCACCTCCACCATGCTACACTAAATATCCTCCCCCACCATCTTTGTTCCATCTTCCACTACCACTTCCCTTTAATCGACCTCCACTTCCACCATCTAATTGTATGCCTCCCCCACCATCTCCACTATGTAATAATAAATCTCCACCCCCACCATCTTTTTTCCATATTTCTCTACCTTTTCCCTTTAGTCGACCTCCACCTCCATCATCGAATTGTATCTCTCCTCCACCACCATATCCATTAAAGTCTCCACCTCCACCTCCACCTCCACCACCTCCTTCTCCATCTCCCCCACCTCCAATAAAGCCTCCGCCTCCTCCTTCAAAGTCTCCACCTCCACCACCACCTTCTCCATCTCCCCCACCTCCAATAAAGCCTCCGCCTCCTCCTTCAAAGTTTCCATCTCCCCCACCTCCAATAAAACATCCGCCTCCTCCATCAAAGTCTTCACCTCCACCACCTTCTTCATCTCTTCCACCTCTAATAAAGTCTCCGCCCCCACCATCAATATCTCCACCTCGACCACCTTCGGTAAATTCCCCACCTCCCCCATCAAAGTCTCCACCTCCACCTCTCGTAAAGTCCCCGCCTCCACCAAAGTCTTTACCTCTTTCACCACAGCCACCTTCTCCATCTCCCCCACCTCCGATAAAGCTTCTgcctcccccacccccacctttAGTAAAGTCTCCACCTCCTCCACCTTCGATAAAGTCTCCACCTCCTCCATTTTCAATAGTTCTTCCACCATTGCCACGAATACCTCTTCCACGCCTACCCCCATTGCTACAAATACCTCTTCCACGCCCACGTATGCCTTTTCATCAAGCACCCTAG